GAAGAGttgcatataaataaataagaaagagagaaaaaagaaaaacagaaataGGGTTGCGCtttgattaatttatttcttGTTGTGTACGTCTGAAAAAGCAAGAAcctcttttacaaaaaaagaaagagcaaAGAACCTAGCCGAATAATGGGCGGttagatatttttatacatGACCAAGTTTTCGGCAACGGTCAACGACGATTATTTCTCTTTATTAACACCTTCGTGACCAAGTCTCTTTCTCGTAATTTAGTCAAATTCACGTCGGTGCCAAAATCACTCATCTCCTTAAGTTTttgtatgatattttgttttttaaatttggtAAGAGGCTTTATTATATTGCCATAATTAATCTTTGAATGTTGAACTACCGTCCATTgaatacaattaattttttttttttgtaacaaagcTTTCATATTAAAATGCATAAGTAAAATACAAAGTATGAGCTTTCACCCGTAAGTTTGATAAAGAGTGCAACAAATAGAGAGTGGGTGGACATCCTAGAAAAAGATCAACAAGTGAATCCTAAGAGAGAAAGATACAAAAACAATAGCTAGTGAACATGATTTCCTCGGCCGCGACCTCGTTTACCTTTTTCTCTAGCATTTGTCCATTCCATATCTTGAATTTTTTGAGTCGGTTTAATCAGTCTTCCTCCTCTAATTATGTTGTAACCAGATGTCTCTCCAACCTCACCTAAATCATCATTTTCCCATGTGTTAGCGGAGAATCCCGCTCCATATGAAATTGCTGAAGGTTGTTGGCGATGGGAGAGTAATGACCAATTGATTGCTCATTTTCAGAGGCTTGAGGAGTCTCTAAAATGATTACTTTTGATGGAATTTCTTCCATAATATGTGAGTGAGGATGAGCAGTTTCTTCAACTGCTAacacatataatttttttttcaatctttgAGCAAGAAGTAGATTGTACCTCATGCGAATGGGTGAATGTAGTAGGAGTTGGAACCTCGAGAGGTGCAGTGACAGAAGCATTTGTAGTGATCTTGTGTTCTTGATGGGCAAGAGTCAAGTGCGAGTCAGACTCCAAAACACCCACCAATGTGGATGAGTTTGGTAGCAGCTTATCTATCTCCACCAAAGGGATCTTCATTTGTTACAATAGCTTTCACAGGAGCAGAATCTTGTGGTTTATAAGGCAGAAGACACCTCTTCTCCTTGTGACCAAGTGCTCCACATCTTTCACAAGCACTTGGGATCCAAGTATACTCGACATCTACTAGATAGATATTGCCTTGCTTATCATCTAGAGCAATCTGTTTCAGAAAAGGTTTATCTAACTCAACCTCAACTAATATCTTAGCTTCTCCCATAGTCGTTGGGTCTAAACGAGGTTTATGCGTAAGCATAGGCTCTCCCAGACCCGAAGTTATATGACTAATTCCTAATCTAGAGAAACACGAGTCTGGGATATTCTTTAAATTCACCCAAACCGGTAAAGTAGAAATTTCAGGAATTTTTAGGGAGTTTACAGGACTCCAAAGGCGACAAAGAGGAGACAATCATCAACATGCCAAACTCCCCGTTGAATAACCCACTTGCGTGTGTTTTCATGAGGAATATGGATTAAGAATGAAGAGTTCCCCAACTTCTTACATGCTATCCTACATTCTCGGCCCCATAACCTATTCAACACCGCATGAATAAGACCACCAGGAGGACTTGAACACCTATGGAACTAACCAATGATATATTCTTCCTTATTCTCAGGACCTAAACAAAGGACCTTAGAAAGAATTGTCAGCTGAGGAGTTCCATCCAGACGGTAAGTAGGCTCAGCAGCACGGAAAAGATTTCTCGAAGACTGATTCATACGGGCAGCCCAAGGAAATCGAAGACTTCCGTCATCTTTAAGTACCGGGGGAGGAATTTTTACAACCGGAAGATTAGATATAGCTTTCTCTGGAAACATAGCTTTCCCCTTCATATGCTTACGACCAGTAGTGGTAACTTCACCGATTGAAGGCCAAAAAGAAGCTATTTGACTTTTTACGGCCTCTGAGATACCAAGCGTCGGAGTTGCAGGTTCCGGAGGTGTGGGTGAGGTGGAAAAGTGAAGAGGTTTCGCCCAAGCTCCCAAGGATTGAACAAAAACAGGTTCTTGCTCCATTTCCTCTTGCTCGGCAGCGGGATCAATGACTCTATCGGGTGATTTCTCAACAACAACATTGGGTTCATGAGAGAGGGACGGTGAACCAGCGGGATGGAGCTCAGCCGTTTCTTTGACAGTTATTGCAGGAGGAGCTAATATGGTTGAATCAGTTGAGATTTCCTCACCATTCTCAATCACGGTCGGAGGATGCGGCGGCATAAGCTCTGAAGCACTAGAACCCACTTCAACTGGAGAAGCACTGGATTCCCTTTCAACCGTAGTAACAATCAGAGGATGCTGTAGAGTGAGCTCTGACACAGCATGTGTTGAAACATCAATACCCAGATTTGATGACCACCGGTTGAGGTAAGGCCATCTAGGATCTGGAGATGTAACTTCTTTCTCATCAGATTCAACATCAACAGCGTTTCCGGAGGAAAGTGTTCTGTTTTCATCAACTGGTGTCGCAGAAGCACTTAGAGAAGACATCTTGTCTTTAGAGTTCAACAGATCCGACAATAATATTTCTTTCGTGGAATCCATGGCAGTTTAAAGGAGAAGAGATGAGAGGAGGAAAGAAAACAACGAGAACAGTGGGGACCCTCCGGCGAAAGCTACACCGGCGAGTCGAACGGAGCTGCAGTTTTCTTCTAGGGTTTCGCCTCTGAGGTCGCGTATTGGGGGCGTGCGAGGCGCGTTGccttattgttatttttttttgatttatcaACTATTGAATACAATTAATTGTGTCTTTAATTTGATCTTTAATTTGATTTCTtcatttaaagtatatagtttTATCACCTTAATTACGGTCGAGAAGTCTTTCGAGGATGCGGTCCAATTTTTCAGACGGTTTGATGAActcaaatgtttttttcttcgtCTTATGAACTGATATGTTTGGTTACATTAACTACTGCAATTGGATTAATCAAAGAAAGTCTGGCACGCCATTTATTTTGGTAAATAAACTCAACGCACAAACATACATTTCTTTTTTGATAATAAGGCACAAACATATGTGGAAGTTCTTTGGTTCAACCGTTTAATTAATGTTcattaatacttttatattagaAGGTCTagaatttaaattcaaaaaaaaagtaaattatgaaaattataaaaaattgacTATAAAAGATTTTCAGCATAGTGTATGACGTATCATTAGATAGATCAGATGCGGCTCGAAATAACACAATCAGACATGTATTTTAATAAGGTAGTAGAACTGTCAATTCTAAAATCGTCTATATAACACAAACATACATGTTTGTTATGTGAATGTGACTGCAAATGTTCGTAACTCAATGGTATGTACTTAAACTCATGTCATGTATGAGTAGGTGAGAAGTCGAGAACCGAAAGAAGAACGTGAATTACTACTAGTAACTATAGTTATATATGGTAACTAGTAATTTACTTGTTACCTACCATATATCACTAGCTTTTCTGTCATCAAGTATAATTTACAAGTTAactaataacataaaatatactttcaaaaacataaaatgttGGTTTTTTCTTTAACGTCtagatcgattattatcgattaattatgttattacaacgatgataatattacaaagacgattctacagccgacaattctactaCCCTGTGAGAATACACGTCTGCCTGCACCACTCTGaaccgtcctatgagatccatgttcgatggtacgctttgcaccaagctgaagatctccataatctgcataatttagtattttctggggtttaaACCTCAGATCTTCAggtgtagaagcaattgaaccTTTAGTCAAACCACTCGACTAAAGAGTGTAAAATGTTGGTTTACACACTAGAAAACTACTATACTAGCATATATTTCCTGTTTTATTTAACTGTCGTTTTAGGTATATATCCACATactaaaaaatactttttttatatttaaaaaaacacaattatttttatctaatactctctccgtttcattttatttgtcattCTAGGTTtatgcacacggattaagaaaacatatgattttgtatattttcaaaacaaaaatacaattaCCTATACaactaaccatatttcaaccaatagaaaaataaaatggagaaacttttaataaattttgcattaaaactttacaaacgacacttattttgaaacaaaaatttttccttacaacgacaattaaatcgaaacggagggagtaatattttaatcaatagaaaaataaattataaaatcttattaatatcttttgcactgaaattttaaaataatatttattttaaaacgaattttttagataattaaactgaaacagagagagtagtAAATATACACATAATTAAGAAGATTTCTTGACAAAAGGGACTAACTAAGAGGAATATATGGAGCTAGCATACTCTCGTTTTCCTATACCATTTTTTTGCCAAATTTCCTGTACCAATTTTAGTTAGGTATGTATATTTTATCTGAAACAAGTTCTCTTTTCTGACAAATCTTATCAGCTGATCTGATCGATTTTGTGCTATAGAGTAGACTATCCCGATAGTGTAGGACACTGTCTGATCTGAATTTGGAATACTTTCTTCTAAAAAATTTaggtatgtatgtatattttataaatatttgcatTAATTGCTAACTAATTTAGTAGTAGAAATCATCAAACTTTCAAGTCAATTAGTCTACGAATAATAATTAAAGTTTGATATGTGTAGGTAAATGGTTCCCAACTTTTGATAGTATACTATATTACGTGAATGCGAGGGACGAGGGACGAATAGACtcgaataagaaaaaaaaattagtcatATGCCTTTCTAGAAAAGCTATCCATTTGTAGGATTTTGGATACCTCATGTTACAAGACTTTTTTTATTGAAGCTGATTTTGGGGCTTAATATAAAAAAGCTTcgtatattcatttttataaagggtttttaatttaatcgctgcaattaattaataatgtaGAGTGAAAGATATATGATTTTCCATTACCTGGCAAAATATAGTGACCATTCTGGAAtcaagaataaaaacaaatagaaaagaaacatagaaaaataaaattgtaagaataaaaaaaaaattgttgttccattttaaatttgacaaatgaataattgttttttatttctctacaaaaaaaatgaatgataGGAAATAAGATGAAAATTATTCCTTCTGAAtggtaatttttttaagaatgttAAGAAATGCATTATTCCTAGTTCTAGTCGGTCTTTGGTCACCATTGATACCCATTAATTCTTACAAGGAAAGAGGAACAAAATTCATACGTAAATGTGTAAATATTGAAGTATTGTGTATGTAGTGCATGATTGAGAACAGTTGACAATATCTCGTCATATATGAACGGAAATAACTTCCCTCCTAAGGCTTAGTCTCGAGTCGACCTTTTTGACTTGGCAAACGAATTTAACCTTAAGAGTTTACTTTCTTGTTagaaattacattaaatatgtatattagaacataaaataaaattaacgaggcttcgtcaaaaaaaaatttaacgaGGACAACAGTTTCAGCTTTGAAATTGACGTAAACGAAGatgaataaattttacactCATtcgaaaagaagaagaaaaaggtttgaaacaaaataaattcaCATTCATAAAGCAAACAGTTAATCAAATATGCCACATGTATGCAGATGTTAACGACTGGATTCTAGATAGTTGGTAAGCTACGGGAATGCCACAAAAGACAATGTGACGGTCAAAACTGAGGGGCACATTTGTCCTTCAGTTTCAATTGTAGTGCATGGTTATTCTAAATCAGAAAGTGAGGTTTCAGATGAACTCGGAACGAAGATATATGGAGTTATAGAAACCGAGGGGAACATTGTTCCCTCACTTTTGATACCTTTTTGTTATAAACATTCATCGGGATATAACTCAAACCaataattacatttattattgTAACTGCTGCTTAGTCGTGGGCACTTTTACCCTACCCGAAGTATCTATCTAAAATCAAACCAGAATAACCTAAACCGGATATGAACCGTTATACAACAAATATCCGAATAAAACTTGTGAGCTTAGTATTATGAGGTTTGGTTATAACCCGAACCAAATTGAAATCTGAACTAAGAtccaaaaatatctgaaattaattaaatatgttaatacttttatatatattaaggtaatttagatattttatagtattaaaaagattttggtagtttatttcatttgtcattttgaaaactttttagCTAGTTTGACTAAAAATTGGTCGAtctttagattttaaaaatatatatttgggaCGATTTTAAACATTGGTTACAGTCTAATCCGAACTGAACCtggaaaaaacaaaaccaaatccgatctaataattaataaaacccaaataaaaatttaaaagcataaaatcaaaaatctgAAAATCCGAACCAATCGAATCAAAACCACGGAACCGCAAACTCCCATGCCTACTGCTGTTTTCTAAGAATAGACTAGTGGGATAGCGAAGACAAATATGTTTATCACAATAATGAATTTGTAGTATTCTTTTTCCAAAAACATGACAGTAGTCTAGACCGGGGGGAGACTAAAGCAACCCGAATGTAACTCATTCTGTTATCATAGACAACTTCTAAAAGTTGATATATAGCCTAGGGAACTTATTTTGTGGGTTATAGTATCAGGCTACTCAActtattttatggttttgtcTTTTCAGTTCATTTCCAGGTAcattttttgtcattttaattttgttataaaccaaaccaaatataAACAAAGGTCCAATACAGACAAACATATAAAACACGATGGGGCCAAgcccaaccaaaacaaaatccaaaaagaaaaggaagatgatGGATAAACTCAACGCTCAACACAGTGGAAGAGGCCGAAAATAAATTTAGGAGGGTCAATCCTTAATTAATAGTATATTATAAGGtcaattaacaaaattttataggAGTTAATTAACcaaattttacaatattttcaagcgttttacataaatatacatctaatctatttaaaaatcagaaatcCACCAGGGTCAATTAGCCCTTTGTCAACACATTGAGTCCGCACACTGCTCATATATGTgttgtttaattgttttttagcGCAGGAAATATATGTTCCCAAAAATAGATCTTCACTGATTTTCACCGACAAGAACAGTACTAGCAGAGATCTAATCGGAAGTTATCTCAGAACCTAACCAAAACAGGAATTCGTTTAAAGAAGCCGTAAACAACAATATCTGGAACTGAGAGAACCACCAGCCACAACTTCTTAGTCTTCAGTGCTAGACCTTCTACAACAGGAGAGCATCAATCGAACTAAGACGAAAGCAAATCCAAGAAGCGAAACCACCAGAGACGCCAGAAAACTAAGCAAAATGGTCTCTCATAGATCAACGATTACAACAATCGCAGACAATTTAACGGATTTGGTTATCCGGCATCAGACACAATCATCTTTTAAGATAAGAAGGAAACCTAAGATTATAAAAACCTACCAAGAGAAGGATGAACCAACAAATCCAAAACCGAAAGAAAATTGAAACTGAAGAGAGATAAAAAAGTAGAGCCAGCCGGCTTCACcaaaaggaaaaagaggttGCCATAGACAAACGTGCATGTTAGGAATTTATCGATTTTTGATTGCTTAACGACACAAGATTTTTAACCCAGTTCCCTTGCGGTACCTCTGGGGTGGGAACCGTCTCCCACAACAtccactatcaatcaaaggGTTTACACAAACGCTCTAAGCGCTCAATAGAAAGACACAACAAAGAATTAGAGagatcaaagaaactctatCCCGAAGCGACATGACTCGAACAATGTCTCTTGCCCTTAGTTTCTTTTTTACCTGATCTCTCTCTAGCTCTCTCTCCCTTTTGGTCTTGTGTTTCAGATGATTAGAATGCCTTGACCACGTCTCCTATTTATAACACCAGCCACCGTCCCTAGCTTTCCTTTTTCCATAATGTTTTAACATTTTAGTTAACCGACATATGAAGTAAAGGAAACTATCTAACGTTTTCCCGTTTTGTGCAGGTCTTCAAACGAACAGGAAACTTTGTGTGGACCAGAAATTGGGCCTTTTCTTACAATCTCCACCTAAGGCCCATATTGCTGTCCACACCATATGGCCCAACTGCTTTTACCTTGCCGTTGGAAACGTCGACGAACCTTGGAGCGTTTCTTCTCCGTCTTTGAGTTACTCCATAGACCACTCCACCTGAAGATCCTCAGTCACCATCAATCACCATCGTCATGCTCCTTGTCCTCCTCGAAGCCGTGATGAATTCTATCAGCGAATCCCCTTCGCCATAGCTCCGTGTAGCCCGTACACCGCTACTTCTTCTTCAACCTTTTCCGGCTTCGATTCATATTTGCTCGAGATCGACTTAACTTTCCAATCCTCAGCTCTCTCATTCAATCACATCAACTACTCTTCCATGGTAAGGGATCCGTAAGCCAAAAAACAAAAGCTCGcgatttcttttattttttttctgattaatGAATCCATGTCTTTCATGTTGTAGTTGATGGATGAACTGTGTCAATCTTGCTGGATTATTATATTACTCCGGTAAGATTCTTCGTCTTGAGTTTGCTTGAAATGGTAGATTATCTCGTTTGAGTTATGACTGAGATGTGTTCCCTCAACGTGTTGGCTTTGAGTTATATGAACCGTTAGAAGCTTTCTTCATTGCTCATACACCTGTCTCCCTTCAGCTCTTGATAAAGTCACTGTCTTTATGGTAGCTGTTTAAGACTAGTCtaatgaacatttttttttttttgtagctgAGATACTCTGTCTCCCTTCAGCTTCCATAGCTGTTTAAGACGTTCTCTTCTCAGGATGCTCCACCTCGAACTGAAAACAATTTGGTCTCCTCTTGTTGTTCAACGGAGATGCCTTAAAGGCAATCTGTTTTTGCATCCCCACCTGCAACTGATATCACCTTCTCTCTCCCTTTGATGCTTCCTTTGATAGTGAAGTTTTAATGCAATTCTGAAAGAATCCTTGCATCTTCTGGCATTCTTCTCCAATACCACCGACCCTTTGTAGTCTCAGGTATACTTTTaagttcttcttcatctttacAATGATGAATTTAGCTTGCCCCCTTTCTGACTGATTAGCACCACTCTGCTATCTTCCTTTAAACTTGTCTCACGCCAACTGCTCTCGTGACGTTCTTGACACTTCTCTTTGTAACAGCTCACCTTGATATCACTTCTAAACCCCATGATATCCCTCCTAGCTGAAACACCATTCCTTGCTGCAATACTTGTTGTTTGTATTGCTAACACCCCAACGTTTACTGCCTGCATCACAACAGCCTTTGGACTTACCATCAGACTTCTTCTGATTTATCAATACCATATAACATGTCTTTGATATTAATACTTCCTCACGTGAGTTTTCCTTGTCCACCTTAGAGAATTTTTCCCGTTCTCTTCTTGTGATGCCAAAAGAAAACAACTATAACCATACTGTTTTCTTACTCTCCACGTAACTTGTTAGTTTATCCATGCAATCATCCTCCTTACTTGGAtgccttttaattttttttttttgaacacagaTTCTCGTGTTTCTCTTGTTTTCATTCccttttatgaatattttttttgtcttggaGACTTCCTCATGTTTTCAAAGTGATAGACTAATACACCGTTGGTCTTCACCTCAATACTAGACGTCACAAAACTTTGACATCTCCTCCAGCAATGTGAACTTATACATCTCTTGTACCGCTGTTTATAAAAAACAGGACACGCCGTCTAACTCCGTTGTTAGAAAGACTATCGACACAAAACCCAATGCATATTTCACTGCGAGATAACTTCTTAAGCACCAATCACTCAGAACATGCAGTCTCCTATTCCTTGCATGATAAATTCTGATATATAGCTCCTTGATGATCTTCCTTGAATCCTTGATAATCTCCGTCAACTTCTTCTGACGTTTCCTGAAACACCGATGATCACGAAACACTACCATCTTTCTCAAGTTCTAACATCATCTCCACCTTGATCTAAAATCCTTCGGTAGATCCTTGAACACACTTTGTACCGCCATGAGTAATGGAACCCGCCGCCTAACTTCCAACCTTGTTAGAAAGACTTTCGATACCGACCTTGTTCAACTCCTTTGAGATGAGTGTTGCTGCTTTGACGCCTTGTGCTTTTACCCTTTGATCTTTCAACCTTGAATCTTAGAGACGATGGATCGCCGTTTCCTCGAAGAATAGATAGGTCCctttatctttcttctttgcGATTCTGTTCAGACTCCGTAATCTCACTAACCCCGCAATCAAAACCtggattgctctgataccacttgttaggaATTTATCGATTTTTGATTGCTTAACGACACAAGATTTTTAACCCAGTTCCCTTGCGGTACCTCTGGGGTGGGAACCGTCTCCCACAACAtccactatcaatcaaaggGTTTACACAAACGCTCTAAGCGCTCAATAGAAAGACACAACAAAGAATTAGAGagatcaaagaaactctatCCCGAAGCGACATGACTCGAACAATGTCTCTTGCCCTTAGTTTCTTTTTTACCTGATCTCTCTCTAGCTCTCTCTCCCTTTTGGTCTTGTGTTTCAGATGATTAGAATGCCTTGACCACGTCTCCTATTTATAACACCAGCCACCGTCCCTAGCTTTCCTTTTTCCATAATGTTTTAACATTTTAGTTAACCGACATATGAAGTAAAGGAAACTATCTAACGTTTTCCCGTTTTGTGCAGGTCTTCAAACGAACAGGAAACTTTGTGTGGACCAGAAATTGGGCCTTTTCTTACAGTGCATCAACCCACCCAGGGGCGTCCCTGATATGGTGGATGTAATAAGGAAAAAGAAGTTTCCATTTtgttacattttatttaaaaagaaatattcattATTCATCATCATTTTAGAtttgggattttttttcttgttaaaagtTGTTTATTTCACTTGATTCTTAATCATAGTTGTTGCCATCAAGGGATGGAAAACTTTTTCGGTAGTTCAATCAATCTAGTCTCAAAACAAAGAATAGCAATCACCTAATGTAGTTCAATCAATACATCATGACAAAGCACAAAACAGCTTCCGCGGTATAGTTAAAGAACACGCGGTGAAGCAGCATGGCTCTTCCAAGTTCCAAGTATACGTCAGCCAATTCAATCCGCACGTGGCATGTCACCATCAAAAAAGAGCACACGTATGACGCACCGGTTGTTCCTGAATCACCACGTCAAACCTCAACGTGGACACGCAGACGCTAGCTAGCAAAATGACATCCCAAACAATTcgaatatatatacacacatatagaCCGATCTCTTCGATTATTCATCATCACCAAGTCGTTTGTGTTAATCTATTCTGTTCTCTTAAGTTTTTTATAGCTTGTTCTACAAGTAAAGACCCATGTCGTCTCAACAGGAGAAAAAACAGCTCGACGAGCGGGCTAAGAAGGGAGAAACCGTCGTGCAAGGCGGTACTGGAGGCAAAAGCTTCGAAGCTCAACAGCATCTAGCTGAAGGTCTTTCTACTTCTTGCTATCATTTTATGGTTACATATGTTTCAAAGTTATTAATACAAGATATAGTAATGTGATTTGATGTATGTGGAATATTGTGCTTAAGGGAGGAGCCGAGGAGGGACTACAAGGAAGGAGCAGTTAGGAACTGAAGGATATCAACAGATGGGACGCAAAGGAGGTACGAGAACTGGAAAGGCTGGTGGGGAAGACGATGAGGATGAAGGAGAGGAGATGGACGAACCCACATCAAGGACCAGGACTTAATCTTTAAAGCTCTCGAT
This window of the Raphanus sativus cultivar WK10039 unplaced genomic scaffold, ASM80110v3 Scaffold0457, whole genome shotgun sequence genome carries:
- the LOC108846781 gene encoding em-like protein GEA6; this encodes MSSQQEKKQLDERAKKGETVVQGGTGGKSFEAQQHLAEGRSRGGTTRKEQLGTEGYQQMGRKGGTRTGKAGGEDDEDEGEEMDEPTSRTRT